The nucleotide sequence CGCGCCACATAGTCCAGCACCTGCCGCACGCTGTTGCCGAGGATAAGCTGGGGCTGCACGCCCTCCCAGAGTTTGGCCGTATTGAGCGCATCCTTGGTGTAGCGCCCGGCGGGCACTGAATCGGGGTTGCCGGTGGCAATGCGCTTGTAGGCCTTGATGTCCTCAAGCTTGGCCGGTTTTTTGGCCCCGGCGGGCACGATGAGCACCAGATCGTTGAGGGCAAAGTTTTTGCGGGTAGCAGGGTCGACAACCTTGGCGGCCACTGCCTTATCCATGGTGGCCTGGTCGGCGGAGGCAAAAACGTCCACCGGCGCGCCTTCCTGAATCTGCTTGAGCAGCGGGTTGGAAGCCGCATAATTTGTGTTCACCGTCAGCCCGGCGTGCTTTTTTTCAAACAGGCCCTTGATCTCGGTAAAGGCGTTGGTGAGGCTGGCAGCTGCGGAAACGGTCATTTCCGCAGCCTGGACAGGAAGGCTGAACAGGGTCGCGCAGGCCAGTGCCAGTACCATGCGGCCCAATGCCCCACGAGCATATGCAGTCGTTTTCATGAAGTTCCTCCGTGCGCCAGAAGCGCTGTTTGTACGTTCACAGTACAGAAGCCGCCCATGCGAGCAATGCAGTCGCGTTTTTTTGTAAAACCGTGAACACTGTACAACAAAGGAGTTTTATTTGTATAAGATCAGAAAACTGACGGGAAGAAGCATGGAAAAAAACAAAAACCGTGAGGAAATGGCCGCGCTTTTGCGCTCGCTCTCTTCTGCAGACAGAGCATGGCTGCGTCAGCGGCTTATGCGCCGCGACTCGGCGGCGCTGCTGCAGGACACAGGGCGCATCAGCCCGCGCGAGCTTCTGGCCGCAGAAACATGGCTGTGGGAGCGGGCCAGCGCCGCCCGCGGCCCGCGCGAAAAACGCCCTCGCCTGCGCATGTGGCTCATCTTCATGCTGCTGCGCTATGCGGCCCTGCGGCTTGTGGAAATTTTTGACATCATGCCCTCGCATCTCGATTTCCAGGAGGGCGTCATCCACGTACCCGGCACCAATGACAATCCCGGACGCGAGGTTCCTCTGCCGCTTACCATCAGCCGCCGCCTCAAACGGGTGCTTGAAGACCCGACGCTGTTTCCCGAAACGCGCGAGCTTATGCGCTGCGACGCGAGCTACGTACGCCGCTGCCTGCAGCAGGTAGGCGCGGCCTGCGGCCTGCCCAAGGGTCTGCTGAGCGCGCGTGCGCTACGTCACACCCGCGCCCTCGAGCTGGGTCGGCAGGGGCTGCCGCTGCCGGTGGTGGATATTTTTTTGGGCAGGCGCTCGGCGCCGGGCCAGAGCGGCATTGTCCGCTGCGACCCGCAGGAGGCCAAGCGCCTGCTGCGCGAACAATTACAAAGGGAGCGACCCATGAAAACCAGTGCCCGAAATGTTTTTCAGGGACGCATCACCTCATTGCGCCAAAGCGGCCTGCTGGTGGAGGTAGTACTGCGCACCGCAGGCGGATTGCGCGTTTCTTCGCTTATTACGGACGAAAG is from Desulfovibrio desulfuricans and encodes:
- the modA gene encoding molybdate ABC transporter substrate-binding protein; this encodes MKTTAYARGALGRMVLALACATLFSLPVQAAEMTVSAAASLTNAFTEIKGLFEKKHAGLTVNTNYAASNPLLKQIQEGAPVDVFASADQATMDKAVAAKVVDPATRKNFALNDLVLIVPAGAKKPAKLEDIKAYKRIATGNPDSVPAGRYTKDALNTAKLWEGVQPQLILGNSVRQVLDYVARGEVDAGFVYRTDAKQLADKVDVVMIVEGHDPVSYPIAVATTGKDAKMGQEFLNFVLSPEGQAVLAKYGFSKP
- a CDS encoding TOBE domain-containing protein translates to MEKNKNREEMAALLRSLSSADRAWLRQRLMRRDSAALLQDTGRISPRELLAAETWLWERASAARGPREKRPRLRMWLIFMLLRYAALRLVEIFDIMPSHLDFQEGVIHVPGTNDNPGREVPLPLTISRRLKRVLEDPTLFPETRELMRCDASYVRRCLQQVGAACGLPKGLLSARALRHTRALELGRQGLPLPVVDIFLGRRSAPGQSGIVRCDPQEAKRLLREQLQRERPMKTSARNVFQGRITSLRQSGLLVEVVLRTAGGLRVSSLITDESYKTLGLNEGKLVNASIKAPWVLVQAGEMSPKSSPPAENCFTGVVERVREDEMVAEILVALGEGSQVCALRNRGPENPINLTAGQTVTVFFKAFSVILTVD